One window from the genome of Oryctolagus cuniculus chromosome 1, mOryCun1.1, whole genome shotgun sequence encodes:
- the NR5A1 gene encoding steroidogenic factor 1 yields MDYSYDEDLDELCPVCGDKVSGYHYGLLTCESCKGFFKRTVQNNKHYTCTESRSCKIDKTQRKRCPFCRFQKCLTVGMRLEAVRADRMRGGRNKFGPMYKRDRALKQQKKAQIRANGFKLETGPPMGVPPPPPPPPDYMLPPNLHASEPKGLAPGPPAGPLGDFGAPALPMAVPGAHGPLAGYLYPSFPGRAIKSEYPEPYASPPQPGPPYNYPEPFSGGPGVPELILQLLQLEPDEDQVRARIVGCLQDPAKGRPEQPAPFGLLCRMADQTFISIVDWARRCMVFKELEVADQMTLLQNCWSELLVFDHIYRQIQYGKEGSILLVTGQEVELSTVAAQAGSLLHSLVLRAQELVLQLHALQLDRQEFVCLKFLILFSLDVKLLNNHSLVKDAQEKANAALLDYTLCHYPHCGDKFQQLLLCLVEVRALSMQAKEYLYHKHLGNEMPRNNLLIEMLQAKQT; encoded by the exons ATGGACTATTCGTACGACGAGGACCTGGACGAGCTGTGCCCCGTGTGCGGGGACAAGGTGTCCGGCTACCACTACGGGCTGCTCACGTGCGAGAGCTGCAAG GGCTTCTTCAAACGCACGGTGCAGAACAACAAGCACTACACGTGCACCGAGAGCCGGAGCTGCAAGATCGACAAGACGCAGCGCAAGCGCTGTCCCTTCTGCCGCTTCCAGAAGTGCCTGACGGTGGGGATGCGCCTGGAAG CTGTGCGCGCCGACCGCATGCGGGGCGGCCGGAACAAGTTTGGGCCCATGTACAAGCGGGACCGGGCTctgaagcagcagaagaaggcgcAGATTCGAGCCAATGGCTTCAAGCTGGAGACAGGGCCCCCGATGGgggtgcctccccctcccccgccccccccggaCTACATGCTGCCCCCCAACCTGCACGCAtcggagcccaagggcctggcccCGGGTCCGCCCGCTGGGCCACTGGGCGACTTTGGGGCCCCGGCACTGCCCATGGCCGTGCCCGGGGCCCACGGGCCACTGGCCGGCTACCTCTACCCCAGCTTCCCTGGCCGCGCCATCAAGTCCGAATACCCGGAGCCTTATGCCAGTCCCCCACAGCCTGGGCCGCCCTACAACTACCCGGAGCCCTTCTCCGGGGGCCCTGGGGTGCCCGAGCTcatcctgcagctgctgcagctggagccaGACGAGGACCAGGTGCGCGCGCGCATCGTGGGCTGCCTGCAGGACCCGGCCAAGGGCCGCCCGGAGCAGCCCGCGCCCTTCGGCCTCCTGTGCAGGATGGCGGACCAGACCTTCATCTCCATCGTGGACTGGGCGCGCAGGTGCATGGTCTTCAAGGAGCTCGAG GTGGCCGACCAGATGACCCTGCTGCAGAACTGCTGGAGTGAGCTGCTGGTGTTCGACCACATCTACCGCCAGATCCAGTACGGCAAGGAGGGCAGCATCCTGCTGGTCACCGGGCAGGAG GTGGAGCTGAGCACGGTGGCCGCGCAGGCGGGCTCCCTGCTGCACAGCCTGGTGCTGCGGGcgcaggagctggtgctgcagctgcaCGCGCTGCAGTTGGACCGCCAGGAGTTCGTCTGCCTCAAGTTCCTCATCCTCTTCAGCCTGG ACGTAAAGCTGCTGAACAACCACAGCCTGGTGAAAGACGCGCAGGAGAAGGCCAACGCCGCGCTGCTGGACTACACCCTGTGCCACTACCCGCACTGCGGGGACAAGTtccagcagctgctgctgtgcctggtggAGGTGCGGGCCCTGAGCATGCAGGCCAAGGAGTACCTGTACCACAAGCACCTGGGCAACGAGATGCCGCGCAACAACCTGCTCATCGAGATGCTGCAGGCCAAGCAGACCTGA